A window of Cyprinus carpio isolate SPL01 chromosome A6, ASM1834038v1, whole genome shotgun sequence genomic DNA:
TTTTGCCTCTTGGCACCCCCTGCTGTCAGAACGAGTGAGCGGCCCTTTGCTGGACAGAGAGAAGGAGCAGAGTCCTGctgttgcatatttaaaaaaaaaaatgagtgttgCATTTTAAACCTGTGTTTCATCAGAGCCCACCTGTGCTAAACACACCTCACACTCCACAGCAGATGGTGACGCTCGGCCAACAAGTCTGAAAAATATGGCCTGTTCACTAGAGTTAAACATTCACTAACACTAACAATCTGTGTTTTAATTCTCCGGTGAGCAGAGGTGTGTGTCTGACAACAGCATCACACTAATTCATGTTTATTAGAGTCAGAGCAGATCCTCTCAGGCTGAACACAGACGCGATGAACAACACATGAtcagaaacacaaacagacaaatgCACAGGGCATATTTCACCCCCAAATCAAAGGAGAAGAAATAGGGAATTATAATACTTTGTACTTTGGGACAttattttcatgcacatttttcatattttccttttaagatattttaaaatatatatataaaaaaatatctttgtccTGTTATTATATTTGGGTTATTTTTACTACAggtttaattgtcataaaaacattcagtaaaaCACTTCAGTTCAGGGCCAAATTATCACTTTTAATtagttacttattagcatgcctattacaagcatattggctgtttattaaagccttattctgcatattctagatcccttaatccataACTCCACACCCAAACTTAAAAactgccttactaactattaataagctgcAAATGAGGAGTTTATTGAGGTATAAGTTATAGCTGAGTtagctaatagtgagaattggtccccaaactaaagtgtgaccaaaaagtcataatgcataaaaaaaaaacttcataatcTTAAAATCAGgctttcaatttaattaatttttctttatttatttatttggaaattaaTCATGTGAGATCCACCCTATTATAATTGGTTTGTATCATCTTAAGACggttattaaaaattacaaataattatataatataaaaaaaattatatatatatatatatatatatatatatatatatatagtataaaaatattaatttaattgtttagcagatattttatgatttaaaaaaattggtgtagaaagtATTTTCACTCAGGAATTGCTGTAATTCACAATTTCAaagaaacattataaattacattaacatttgcaacgctgaattaaacatgaaatgctgaagtagaaagactgaaatataattttttttcccctaaaactTTAATCAATCTTATCTTGTTTACACCTTGGATAATGATACATTGCATGCAACTTTTTGTTAGACTAATGCCtaatatcttcatttttaaatatatttgtctattttttctaacagtgtgttgttgtgtgtttgtttttttttatagtttttgtgttgtgtgtttgttttttttttgtttgtgtttttgctgtgttagtgtgtgagttgtgtgttaAGCTTTTTTATTTTCGTCATCCTCTGAGATTTAATGACCTTTTCTCTGCTGTTCGATCACCGGTCTTCATCTGCGGCTCCTGTGGTTGTTTTTCAGCTGAAATCTCAGCCGTGGCACGTCTCCTCTCACAGGAAACAtgttgctttgtttgtgtgtCCCGCTGATGGGCGGCTCTGCTTCAACTGTCACGTCTGTCCGCTTCactctttgtttttctgtctctctctctctcgtgtctcCTGCTGTCTCTGGCTGCTCTTTCACATCTAGAAACTGAGACAGGATTGTGGTCTCTGTGAAGTTAAAGCTGGTCTCCTGAAGGCAGGTCTTGCAGGAGCGTCGAGCAGGTGACACGTGGAGCAGACGGTCTGGGCAATCAAGCGGTTCAATCCGGTTTACCTCCATGAAGCCTGTCTGTGAGCGCTTTCCTGGcatgtgatgagagagagagatgggtttTGGAAAAATAGTGTCACATGTCATATCACAATCATCGTGATTGTTAAAGAAAGAACAAGTGACTAAATGATGAGAGAACACCTTACTTCCAAAATTGTTTTTCCCCCATGTTCTAAGCATAAATCTAAAATTTTGTAAGGTTtacgtaaataaaaaaaaaaaaaaaaaaaaaaaaaaaaaaaaatgattatgattattaaaatataattatataaataaatatgtttagatatttttactgaaacaTAAGGacaaaaatttaagaaaaattacaaatcaGTGTTTATTATCTCAATTGTTTTTTGAGAGAGCAATGAGATTATATTAAGAGCAAATGGAAATGTTTCCTGAAACCtactgcttctcagatgtttttcCACTAATTTTATAATTAGAAAatccaatattattaatgtaaaacattaaatactaataatttatctaatagtaatatatatatatatatatatatatatatatatatatatatatatatatatatatatatatatatataatatatatatatattcatttttaatgtacagATGTGAATAAACATGATGATCGTATTTGTTGTATACTCAATTTatacttattttgtttatttatttattgttaattatttaaatacgtTAAACGAATGATAAAAGTTTGGggagaaaatgtgcaaaaataaatccactttatacaaaaaaaaaaattatttgatttttattcttgagtttggagtgaaatatgacccatcTTCATAAGATTCACTAATAATTAAACAACAGTAGTCATAAATAGAAGAACCCCACATTGATATgagcatggtgtgtgtgtgtgtgtgtgtgtgtgtttatatgacaGGTGGTAGGAGGGTTTCTGGgtcattaataaatgctgaacaCATGCTGTTCAGTcgctctttttttatttgctttattagtCATTTAAAAGCAGTTTAAGAAACAGGAGCCTGTGTTCCAGCACCatctgggtttgtgtgtgtgtttgcggtgTTTTGCACAATATATGGCTTAAAGGAAACTGGCAAACTGCAATGCATATTTTGCTTGTCGAGTAGACTATTGGTTCTGTCATGTAAAGAACTGTGCAGCTTTCCATTAATCATGCATGTCATTCTGTGTTTGAattttcatgaatgaaaacaagaCGAGTAATATTTGTGCTAATGAATGATTGAAAAAGTgatgatgtgtggccaagtactgatgtcccatactcagaatttgtgctctgcatttatcccatccaagtgcacacactcagcagtagtgaacacacacacacagtgaacacacagccAGAGCAGTGTGTGTTCACTCAGCAAccacacattctttttttttttaaatgcaaagtccTAGTTTTTATGTTTCTACACTGAAACAAAATTTCActgcaaaattatttttcttactcaaattttttgtcttatatatatctacaaatatctaaacgtcaatgactgttttattaataattgtttaaagtcaatatacatttacatgcaaaatggtgtaaatatttcagaaaacaagacttatcaagatttttaaatcaagaaGCTTGTTACTAGAGCAGTACGATTCACATAAAATAAGCCTTTTTTCTGAAAActgtatcaaaattaagtgagtttaagcttaaaacaagaaaaaatatctgccagtggggtaggaaaacaaacttaattcaaaaggaaaaaaattaaacaagttgAAAACGAGACTAACAtgaattttgcttctcaagtaaatgtatcttgatttaataatgttagatatttgtactacaagacaaaaatacaaaataagaaaatcatttttgcagtgtcatgtaggatttactttgaaacaattttcactcagaaattgcaagtaaattttacaaataattgctAACAAATGGGAAGTAACCCTCTCAATTAAACTCTAaatatttgaagtagaaatgctaaaaaaaattatggaagaTTGTTTCCAcaattctcagaattgtgagggaaGAAATTCAGACAGTTGCAagcaaaaaagtcagaattgttagataaagAGTTGCAGTTACCTTTCAGAATAATTTGTAGAAATgaacttccatagtattttcttttaaaacgtaCTCCAATAAACTTAGCTTGATTTACAACTTCTGGAACTTCTGTATAGTCTAAttctttctaaaaatcattttttacattgtatgtTCTACTTCTTTCTCTTGtcctatttctgtttttctccaggGTTTCTGTTTCTCCCTGGTGGGCTCATGCTCTTGATCTAGGGTGGGGGGGCATCGCCCCGTTCTGCCATGAAAGGCTACACCCCCCAGCGCACCCGCCACCTGTCCAACTGCGAGCCGCCCCGTTCTCCCAGTCACCTGGACCCTCTGTACCCCCTGTCCACATCCTCCACCCTCTCTCACACCCCATTTCTTCTACCAGCAGCCATGGACCATTACGGAGCCCTGGACCCGCACCACTTCTCCCCATCGCCCAGCCCTGGAGGCCTTCCGCCCGACTGCCTGATGCCCCACAACAACCAGCTGTCCTCCAGCAGCACCTTCCCCCGGATCCACTACAACTCGCACTTCGATCAGGGCGACTTCGGTCATGCGGCCGACAGCATCGGGGGAATCAGCAGCGGGACGCTGGGGACATCTATGTCCATGGGAATGGGTCTCGGAGTGGGACGGACCGCCATGATCACTAGCGGATCCGCAACTATATCCGGTATGAACTGTAGGCTGTCTTGAAATGTTGCTTTGTGAATTTTGAGTTTCCCTGATTTACCTTCCTGTACTTTTGGCATTTAGGGGCAGGGAAGATGAACCGGTTGCCACCAAACCTCCTGGACCAGTTCGAGAAACAGCTTCCAGGTCAACAGGATGGCTTCAGCACGTTACAGTTCCATCGCAGCACCGCGGTGACGACGACcaaacagcaacaacagcaaCGGACGGACGGTCAGTGGTGGaataatatgcttatttgtttACTTCGTGAAACTGTTTGCTAAATCCCAGTCACTAGAAAACTCCACCATCAGGGGAAACATGAACGGCCGCAACAGCAGATCGTCGAGCAGTGATGACAAACACCATCGGAGCAAAAGCAAAGACCGGGCGAAGAGTGAAGCAACGGCCAAAAGGAGGCCTCGATCCAATATGTCTGGATACTGGAGTTCTGATGATTTGGACAGTGATATTAGTAACTATAGGAACCCAAAGGCCATGATGACTTTGGGTCGTCAAGCGGTGGGATCCGGACCAGGGCCGGGCGGACAGGTGGCGTCCAGGTACTTCATGCAGGGCTACAGCACCATGAGCGAGCACATGCTGAAATCCTCAAAGAGTAACAGTGACGTGAAGCACCAGGGGCTCCCTGCACTCCCAGGACCCGGTGGCAGCGGTGGAGGTGGTGGGGGGGTCGGAGGAGGCCGAGGGCAAATGTTTGACGGGAACTTTGGTAAAGGGGGACCCTGGTCCACGCTTACGTTAGGACCCACCAGACAGTTGTGCCAGAAGGGCTCGGCCACACTGGATCGCACCCTGCTGAAGTCCAAATCTGTCCAGCAGGATATGGGCTGCCACTTCCTGCAGGTGCACGGGAGGGTGAGTGCATGGATAACACACGGTTATTGTGTACTGTATTACTGTGGTGGAAGCAAGGGGGTGATAGTGTCTTTAGATCAGGTGTGTTCAGCCTAAGGTATTCTGCAGTTTTAAAGCAAACACTGAAGGCTCTGATATACTCAcagcaaagttatttttttattcttagctCATGAGTAAGCAGAAGTTCGCTCATAAGCACCCACAGCTTtagataaatatgtaaaaatgtgctGCActctttcctctcaataacaaaataaacacacaacagacGATTGGCAGgcggtgagaaaacagcagttaaggaAGCATCTGATTATAGCAGTGTGGATatgtttgcaccagctctgcaaCTCAGCACTCCAGTCAAGTcacattatgtttatttatactaTGGgcctgttgaatgcttgaatctgattggttcaaaaatgttctaaggtgtgcaattattttcaagGAAACGTACAGTtaaagtagttccaggcaggtcttgaccaAATTACTTGTCCAAATCACTTTGccaaaatatttctgttatttcaaaAGTTCTTACAACCTAAAATGGCAAAACCCATAACGACACTGACCAAGCAAATAAACATAGcaaacaatgcaataaaaaactacacatttcttccatgtttttgccacaaaacTATGTTTTATTATGTACAGAAAGCACATAATCTATTTCTCCCACTCTCCCTCACTTATAAACGCACTCACAGTAcagacacacactcgcacacacggATACACATGCACAGAAACGTGTTTGCGCTACTGTGACGATTATACCagtaaaattatttagcaacttaAAAGCTACAGAATATTTCTCACAAGGTTGTATCATTGCAGAGTGCAggttgagtaaaaaataaaaaataaagaactccTAATTTGTTGCAATTTGTAATTCTGTagcattatgtttgtgtgtgtgtgtgtgtttttgttttttatgtattttttagatttattacaaatttatGGTATATTTTGGAGTTTtggagtgtttttgtgttttttagagaTTAAAATCTCATGTTGTTGCAAGAACTATAATATGCGTTATCTAACATAAAATTAACGTTTAAACACATCAaatgtctgtctgttttatttgctttatgtGATGTTTATTAGGGGCTAAATCTGAAGCGAGAACACAAAAATAGATCAACAAGATGACCATCAAGTACTGCAGTTTAGATAACTGGCTTTTCAGAAAACACAGAAGaacatgtattttcttttttgttttctatttttgttttgttataaatttctgatatatgatatatgatatgttaatttgatatttatgatAAGTAAGatgaaatatgttgttttttgttttattgttttttctatttgaattaagtttatatttctgaccccactggaagatattttttcttgttttaagcatgagCTCAATTATTTTTGATAGAGTTTTCAGAAGTCATGTCTTGTCATGTCATTGAATGTTTGTCCTAGACTTTCTTTCACACCAAGTGTCCTCTGTTGTTTGTTCAGATGCCGTCCACCGGCGACTGGACGGGGACTCTGGGCCGAAGCGGGCCCATGGGCGAGATCCCCTGTAGACGGATGCGTAGCGGCAGTTACGTCAAAGCCATGGCCGACCTTGAGGATAGCGACGACTCTGACGGGAGTCCCAAACCCTCGCCGAAAAGCACTGCACGAAGGCAGAGCTACTTACGCGCAACACAGCAATCACTAAGTGACCAGTTCCCCTCAAGAAAGTAAGTCAACACAGTATGTGATCAATACATGCACATGTTATGATTCTGTTCATTATTAAAGCAAAACTCACATATGCACAacctcagtgacccatttttgtgcaGAAGGCTGGAGATATATTAGGgtacaaacacagaaacactcacTGGTGGTCTCTCAGGACGCCAGAAACCCAATTTGAGGTGTGAGGTTCGTTATTTCATGCCTTCTGGATCAGGATGAGTTTATCGGTGTTGATTTCTCTCTCATAAATGCATCAGACTCCAGCTGTGCTTGTTCATTAAGCACAGCTAGTCTCTCTCCTCCTGCATATACTGAGCCTCGCACAACCTTTCTGCGGCTCACATGTAAAGAAAACATCTTTTTGTCTTGAGCAGTAAAGTTGCTAGTTTATGGACATGAAATCTCTATTGGCACTGTCAACCAACTGTGATTTCTATGTTTTCTCCACTGGTATCTGGTATAGATCAGATCGTGTTGTAtatgaaataattgtaaaaacacgagttaagtgtttttttttttttttttatcaagtctGACAGTATCAAGAAGTCTCATTCAAAGTCTCATTCAAACGATAACAGTGTTTAGTATAAATTGTGAAGTATTTGCTATATTTGTTGTGCTGCATttcatttatgctgatttaaataaaaaaaatattttgtctactCTGGACAGGATGAATCTCATTACTTTATTAGAGTGctgagttattttagtaaaactaaatgttttgctAAATATATACTACTactgcagtatttatttatacttcgaatgagcttttatttttatattctcagttttcattttatttatagtgtaggatttaattattttgttatgtgctttgttttaattttattatttttaatatttctatttattttttatttttgtttgagttattttagtactttaactcaAACTTATTTACAGGTCAATAtttctttttcaggtttttaagtaaaagtttttcatttcatatttaatttttattttagctttattttaagtttttgttaaaaatcataaagaaataatataattaataatgggaataattttttgtgaaattatttttatattatactttcaGTTTTGTGTTCATATTTTGGTGAGATTGTCCCCTCTTACCTTCCTCTCCTAACCCTGATTGTTTAGACTATGTTTGCAATGGTATACTAGCTTTATTGCTTACCAAATACATTGCAGTTTACACtgtattctgattattattttttttaataatagcaactgaaatatatatttttaaacattattaaactttaaaaagtaaatgaaacaTAATATGGATCatgtttaaaacagtaataagctatattgttgtcacatgacctagATCACGATGcatgtgtaaaatgtaaaaatatctttGCCAGTTCAATCAAATAACGAttcaaaaaatagattttaaaaattaccgctgctttattaattgcattgcattgtgagCAAATATAGTACATTATTCAGgtattatatgcatacataatattAGCATATTGTGCACAGTACTGTAGTGCTGGAATAGTAAAAGCAGTATGTTAGTATGCTGTTCTGAACATAGTGTTTGTCTTTAGAGTTTCCCTTATTTAATGACTCAAACTTGTTGGTTTGAAGCCCCGCCTCTTCTGTTTTAAGCCCCACCCTCTTTCTGCACTGTAAGCTCCTCCCCGTCTCACCCTGTAACCCTGCCTTCTCTCCAGCCGTCTGCTGGACTACTCGATGCTGCAGGGGGATCTGGAGGCTCTCTGGTCCCCCCTCCACAGCATCAGCACCCTGCAGCAGATCGGACGCTCTGTCAGGTCAGTGCAGTGAGGAGAAATCTGTCCGGCTGACCGCAGCTCCTCACTGACCGCACAAAGGAGTAGTTGCATCAGTGCTGCTTTCCTGAACTCCTCTCAGATTAGGAGTGGACTGATTGAAAATTGGTTTACTATTGTTCAATATTAATTCTTGAATCAGTTCTCCTACTCTGAGAGGTTTGTCTGAGGTGGTTTTCTCCATACAGCACATTTGTGGACAGATCCGATGTTTGGGTTTTGGTTGCATTGCACCATTTCAGACATGTGGATTGCGATTTGGTGAGAGAGAAAGCCTCCTCGGTGCTTCTAATGCTCACCCTGACTGCCGTAAGAGCTCTGATTGGACGCTGAATGTTAACTAGAATGGAGTACTTTGCTGATTGGTCATTAGCTGTGCTTGCTTCAGTCTGATTGGATCATCAAACTATTTGAGGAAActgtggtttttattttagaGCAGCTATTTTCAGATCTCCTTTGTTCACCAGGCTTATGACACAAATCAactatgatggatggatgataaaaAGATGGatgggtttatttaaaaaaaaaaaaattatttcacataTAAACTGTGATGATGgtagattttatattttgtaatttgttcttATGTTTCTTCAGTAGTTTTGTTACAGCTTCTCCATTTCCATGTGCATTTTGTATAGTAGACCAGGGGTTTTCAATCTTTAAGATGCCACGGACCCTCAAATTTAATCATCCTCGTTTCGAGGGACCGCCAAAAAGGCATATAGTTTCTTATATAAAGACCcaatttatactgtgaaaaattcATATCATGATCATTTTTTCTACTCATTATAGTACTATACAGTTagatgtgttatttatttattactttcatttatttattttaatgtaatttctgtttatttcattaaatcaaatcttatttgtatttgtttatttaaatctgaTTTAATTTCATGTGTTCATTTCCATctatatttaaaaccattttaatattatctattatttatatgtattttatatgtacactGTTTCgcttttattggtttattttatttttttgttttatttttttttttatttttttttatttttttttaatttttttatttatttaaataatttattgtatatttattttcacctttttttatctagcaattatttttttttttttttattttattttattttattttttttttttttttttttcttttttttttttttctaaatatttccaCTGGCACCCCCAGCACTCCCTTGTGGCCCCTGGGGGTCCCCggccccagtttgaaaacccctgtaaTAGACAGTAAAGCGCTTGAGCTGCTCGTGGCCTTTCTCTCACCTCCtgcctcttctcttctctctgtgACCCCTGTCCTCAGCTGTCTTCCTTCTTTGCGAGAGTTCTCTGGCAATCGCAGTCTGGATAACCTGGACTGCATCGGAGGCAGCCCTCCGTTCCCAAACTGGGATGATGACGACTTCAGTCAGGGCTGCAGCACGCTGGGACGCGGCAGCTGCATCAGTCAGGTCAGACGCCCTCATGACCTTTGAGTTCATTATAGGGCACGCCCATCAGATAAGAATGAAGAAGATGTGTAATTTGCACTGAATATAATGACagtctttcttttaaataacttAAGAAATGGGCTGATTTATCAGTGACCTTTGAGATTATACAAATGGTCCATCACAGCTCCATCAGCTCAAAgactaattattaattaaactgaCACACATGCTTTGGGCTCATGAGGTTTTCaaacgcatgcacacacataacCAAATACAATAGCTGCACTACTAGAATGTTTAATCTTTCTACTTCTTGATGTCACCTGTCAGTTTTGACTGTGCATTTCTACTAACTTCTTAGTAGACTTTATTGGCTGTGTTCAGAATAGTGTACTACCTCACTACTCTTCATGCAGTATGCATGCTGTACACAGTTTGCACATTTTCTGGATAATTGCATTTATGcagttttttcatgattattacatatttatttgtatttggaTAGTATGGATGCAGTACTTGAATGCCCTACTACATTTTCCAAACTTCTGTAAAATCAGAGCAACTGTAAAACTCTctcttttaaaaatctattttttgacTCACTTTTGACTCATggccaaatgtttttgaaagcagacTTTTATGCTCAGCGAGGTtgcatgaagcattttgtttagtttagtcacatgatccttcagcatattagaatgatttctgaaggatcatgtgacattgaagactggaataatgatgctgaaaattcagctttgatctcagaaataaattacattttaacatgtattcacatagaaaacaactccgtcccacctgtgggacgcttggcgctcttttttgttgttgtcctttttctctataaaatcttttagtaatcatcataaattatatatcatttgaaagcttagaagcccaagattcatcctgtctTTTACCATTTTATCGGACATTGCGTCCATggaatggtactttaaaatcttatggcgtcTCCCTCctccccttagtgggcagtgtcaagtgtcatattacaaaatgcattacggtcttttagaatcaaaaagataatcttggcaacaaacatatcactgAAAAGGTCtaagtctcaggattccatatttggtggttagttttctgaagtaaaaattgaccgagaaatctagggaaaattTCATTAAACCAAATTCAAAGgaagttttgatggctcccagtggctgtttgtggtatcaTATAAATCTCACAGGCAAACCTAATTGTTTTTTCTATgctcaacttcaaatttggaaaacataacttatttagacacaaggctaaATTTTTACCAATTTtaagagtaaaacctgttatgtagtatttataatacaatataaaatatactataattaattagcgcattttatttgtaatttaaacttctatttctttaaaacaatgcaaaaaaaaaattcaggttttGCCACAAATCTGCCTAATTTTCTTCTttgaccaaccttaggtctatattccaaagtgttcataaaatacaacaatttaagtttggatagtgcactttaatgcctattttaagaaatgggggtgacagttaaggggttaaattgtaataatatttcacaataattcagattttactgtattttttatcaaataaatccagccttgctgagcataaaagtcatttttttttaaatcttaattcttccaaacttttggcagcctgtgtgtacagtatataatgcaTACTGTGGAGTATTCAGTAATGTCATTCTGAACGTAGCCATGAACCCGTCACAGCTCTTTTTCAGTCATGCCAGCCCCCATCACCTGCCACTGTCCCAGCAGGTGCGAGACATGGAGTTGAGCCAGCATTATAGAGATGAGCTGGAGGACATGCATCCTCGCTCACGATGCAGCGATCCTCCTGACATGCCCATGCCCACATGCTTCCGCTCCCGTAGCCATAGTTACCTTCGTGCCATTCAGGCAGGCTGTTCCCAAGACGACGACTCGGCGTCAATGGATTCTGATTCACCGCCGCCCACGACCACAACGACTGTACGCACCTACAGCAACAGCACCGGTGAGTACAGACGTCACGTGACCAGCAGATACAGTCTGACCAGTGCTCAGAGAATAAAACATCTCTGGTGTGTTTCTCTTACAAATAGAGgaacacatttcaaaaacaaaaagattttcaAGAATTTATGTTATTGCTGACTGGAGTCCTGTCACAAAAAGTTAAGTCGTGCTGTTGATCTAACAATACAAAATAAGCTGAAGTTTGATATATGCATTGATGTatgatttatgcatttttctttttattataaacatgcccagtatttatttttaataataaatagatatagcaaactaaataatttctaatatatgttgtattttgttttgatttttattttttttttgtttatgctaTAAATGTAGTGTGTAGTGTactgtaaatgtttacatttccaTTGCTGTGGAAAGACTAAACACACACCttttgtgacaacttgccccgacAGCGGCTCATGGTTG
This region includes:
- the LOC109053414 gene encoding LOW QUALITY PROTEIN: disks large-associated protein 4-like (The sequence of the model RefSeq protein was modified relative to this genomic sequence to represent the inferred CDS: deleted 2 bases in 2 codons) yields the protein MKGYTPQRTRHLSNCEPPRSPSHLDPLYPLSTSSTLSHTPFLLPAAMDHYGALDPHHFSPSPSPGGLPPDCLMPHNNQLSSSSTFPRIHYNSHFDQGDFGHAADSIGGISSGTLGTSMSMGMGLGVGRTAMITSGSATISGAGKMNRLPPNLLDQFEKQLPGQQDGFSTLQFHRSTAVTTTKQQQQQRTDVSGGIICLFVYFVKLFAKSQSLENSTIRGNMNGRNSRSSSSDDKHHRSKSKDRAKSEATAKRRPRSNMSGYWSSDDLDSDISNYRNPKAMMTLGRQAVGSGPGPGGQVASRYFMQGYSTMSEHMLKSSKSNSDVKHQGLPALPGPGGSGGGGGGVGGGRGQMFDGNFGKGGPWSTLTLGPTRQLCQKGSATLDRTLLKSKSVQQDMGCHFLQVHGRMPSTGDWTGTLGRSGPMGEIPCRRMRSGSYVKAMADLEDSDDSDGSPKPSPKSTARRQSYLRATQQSLSDQFPSRNRLLDYSMLQGDLEALWSPLHSISTLQQIGRSVSCLPSLREFSGNRSLDNLDCIGGSPPFPNWDDDDFSQGCSTLGRGSCISQVRDMELSQHYRDELEDMHPRSRCSDPPDMPMPTCFRSRSHSYLRAIQAGCSQDDDSASMDSDSPPPTTTTTVRTYSNSTVSTCMTSCKRVAPPPVPPRTTSKPFISVTVQSSTESAQDCYPDHNDRKSEVNSQSGRSNSSDSLDSLAKGSRPQLPVAPPREPQIPAAVVISPNPLRESHHEQLKGDACAADERPVDPVPRRKLSSIGIQVDCLQEIQAKVETPPLARFQSIGVQVEDGWTFSRSSSMASRQETDSDTQDLSLTSLTFPSNSKHTEKKVMVNSASQSVDSPPQLSLDNGNHDNDVAVTTSGPSRQILTNRSTTQSSSSSFSESLDPALDPSSLPPPEPWLEAGTDGERGPRPAADGVHRGHGCRRDGHWFLKLLQAETGRMEGWCSQMEKETSEHQLSEEVLGKVRSAVGCAQLLMSQKFQQFRGLCEQNLNVNANPRPTAQDLAGFWDLLQLSIEDISLKFDELYHLKSNDWKLEGDSPEKQENQKQAPPVPKKPGKSKAALGREKSNDTVDKQRQEARKRLMAAKRAQSVKQNSTTESTDSIEIYVPEAQTRL